The nucleotide sequence TCACTGCACTCCTATTATCAGCGTAGTCGGCCGTGAGTTGGGGCCCCATGGGACATCTGGAATCGTCAGAATCAAGCCAACGCCATCAATAACGGCTGTCCTAAATAACTGTTTTTAGTTGGAACACCCGGTAACGTAAAAAAGTAGCCCCCCCCAGTGGGTTTGATATATTCCTCCAGGGGTTCACCATTGAGGCGATTTTGCACCGTTTCAAACCCCCGCTCTAAATCCTGCTGAAAGGACATAAACAATAGCCCCATGTCCAACTGGCCGGCTTTATCAACGCCACGGGAATAATGAAAGCCTTTCCGCAGAATCCGATTTGCCTCTGTTGCCGGTGTTCGGGGATTAGCCAGGCGAATATGGGCATCCAGTAAGATAGTCTTGCCTTTGGGGTCTTGGTTGTAATCGGGAATATCCTCTTCGTGTTTGTAGCCTAAGGGTGCGCCAGAATCCCGCGACCGGCCAAAAATTTCTTCCTGCTCTTCCAAGGCGGTGCGATCCCAAAACTCGACAAACATCCGAATCACCCGCACCACTTGATAGGTTCCCCCCACAGCCCAGGCCGGTTCGCTACTATTGCGTTGCACCCAAACCAGGCGGTTCATCAGGTTTTGATCGTGGGGGTCTGGATTTGCGGTTCCATCCTTAAAGCCCATTAAATTCCGGACGGTCGTTCGATGCGGGTGTGGGTCGGTGTCCGGTTGTTGAAATCCAGAGATTTGCCAACGGAGAACCACCAGGCCTGCCAACTGCTTCAAAATATCCCGCAAGGCATGAATATTGGTTTCATTATGGTTAGAGCAAAGTTGCAGGAGTAAATCCCCATGGCAAAGCTGAGGATCCAGGCGATCATTGGGGAAATTCGGCATTGGCTTGAGATGAATCGGTTTCTCAGCCGCCAGGCCATAGCGATCATCAAACAGGGAGGCTCCCACCCCAACTGTAACCGTGAGATAATCTGGCGAAAATTCAGGCCCCAAAATTCCAGATCCAGTCGGCGGATATTTCGGCTCTAGGGGTGGCCAGGTTCCACCGGAGGTTAAAAATTCAATCCGCTGGGTGAGAATTTGAAATAATTTTTGCAATTCCTGGGTTGAGCGGGCGGTGACATCCAAGGCTACTACTAAAGCTGTGGCCACATTTGGCGTAACAATCCCAGCTTGATGGGGGCCTAAAAATGGAATTACGTCACTGGGGACGGTCTTGGCCTGGGCCGAGTTGAGAGAAAAAGCCCCCATTGCGCCCACCCCAGCCAAAGTCACCATGCCCCCAAGAAACTGCCGCCGCCCTAAGGGCAATGGCCCAGAGGTAAACCCTTTAGACACCAATAACCCCCCGTAATTTTGCTAAGTTTTCTGCCAGCCGCGCTAGATCCGCTTGCAGCCGTTGTTTATCTTGGAGAGTTAACTGGTCATAACTCTTAAAGCCACCGCCGGGCAGAGCATATTTGGCTAAAACCTGATTGACCGCGGCAAAGTCTTGATCAATTTCCCCCAGAATTGTTGGGTTAACCCGTTGAATCAGCGGCCGGAGAATCTCGACAATTTTTTGTGAGCCTTCCACATTGGCCTGGAATGCCCAAAAATCGGTGCGGCTATAGCGTTCTTCTTCGCCGGTAACTTTGCCTTGGGCAACTTCTTCAATTAGCTCTGATGTCCCCCGCACCATATCTCTGGGGTCAATCTCAAGGGCAACAATACAGGTTTTTAACCCTTCTAAGTCGGTCATGAGTTTCTGCGCGAAACCGGCATAGCCTTTGGTGGTGTTGTACTTGAACAGGCCCATCTCAATCCGGTGAAAGCCAGTAAACTCCGGATCATCTTCACCCTTAAAATCATCTACCCGCGCATCAATGGAGCGATCAAACTCAGCAAAGGACTCAGCAATCGGCTCAATCCGTTCCCACCCCAAACGAGAAGGTGCATACATGGCCTGGGCTCCGGCTAAGTCTCCAGCTATAACCCGCTCCGTAAAGACCTTGCTATCCGTGAGGAGGCGATTGGTTTCTGCCAAAACATAGGCTTTATATTGATCCACCGCTTGCTGCAATTCTTGGGGCTGAATCGCGGGATTGAGGGTAGCTGACTGACTGCCAGATTCTCCCCCTTCTCCCCCTTCACTAACCCCTCGGCCGCCTTCCCCGCCCAGGCCCTTGCGACAGGGATCAACCGTGACTGGGGCTGATTGGGCCATGACGGGAGAGAGGGCAGCATCTAGGGGCAGTTGCAGAACGGGTGTTAGCCCCGTCAGGACATAGGTTCCAACTCCCAACCATAGCTTTGTTTTGCGAGACATAATATTTTCCAGCACAAATAATAAGAGACAAATAGCCGTGGCATCTCTTAAGTAAGAATTATTTGCAATAATAACTCAACCTTTAATGTCTGTAAACTGTCATTCCCTTGCGGAGCCTTGTGGGAAGGAATTAATGAAGGCAGACCCAGACTAGGAGTTCATTCGGTGTTCAATGTCAATCTACATGGTGATAGATGTCTGCAAAATTTAATTCAACATGAGACCTAGATTGTGTTTGCAGGACTCCACTTGAACATTGTGCGGAACCCTTTTGCCGAGAGTACCATGGGCAATTTCAGAGGTTTTGACTTACAATTCGCCTGTAAAATATTTATTATCTACTTTTCTAGAACTGTCGCTATGATAATTAATCTTGCTAATGTGCTTTTGGAGCATGAGCTAGAGTCAATAAATTTGCAACTTACAGCAGGG is from Synechococcus sp. PCC 6312 and encodes:
- the efeO gene encoding iron uptake system protein EfeO, whose translation is MSRKTKLWLGVGTYVLTGLTPVLQLPLDAALSPVMAQSAPVTVDPCRKGLGGEGGRGVSEGGEGGESGSQSATLNPAIQPQELQQAVDQYKAYVLAETNRLLTDSKVFTERVIAGDLAGAQAMYAPSRLGWERIEPIAESFAEFDRSIDARVDDFKGEDDPEFTGFHRIEMGLFKYNTTKGYAGFAQKLMTDLEGLKTCIVALEIDPRDMVRGTSELIEEVAQGKVTGEEERYSRTDFWAFQANVEGSQKIVEILRPLIQRVNPTILGEIDQDFAAVNQVLAKYALPGGGFKSYDQLTLQDKQRLQADLARLAENLAKLRGVIGV
- the efeB gene encoding iron uptake transporter deferrochelatase/peroxidase subunit translates to MSKGFTSGPLPLGRRQFLGGMVTLAGVGAMGAFSLNSAQAKTVPSDVIPFLGPHQAGIVTPNVATALVVALDVTARSTQELQKLFQILTQRIEFLTSGGTWPPLEPKYPPTGSGILGPEFSPDYLTVTVGVGASLFDDRYGLAAEKPIHLKPMPNFPNDRLDPQLCHGDLLLQLCSNHNETNIHALRDILKQLAGLVVLRWQISGFQQPDTDPHPHRTTVRNLMGFKDGTANPDPHDQNLMNRLVWVQRNSSEPAWAVGGTYQVVRVIRMFVEFWDRTALEEQEEIFGRSRDSGAPLGYKHEEDIPDYNQDPKGKTILLDAHIRLANPRTPATEANRILRKGFHYSRGVDKAGQLDMGLLFMSFQQDLERGFETVQNRLNGEPLEEYIKPTGGGYFFTLPGVPTKNSYLGQPLLMALA